The Capra hircus breed San Clemente unplaced genomic scaffold, ASM170441v1, whole genome shotgun sequence genome window below encodes:
- the CCDC160 gene encoding coiled-coil domain-containing protein 160 produces the protein MDARRKHWKEKKFAPLFSAQDILDEAAQLESSSEQMSLDKAKRMERIFNLSSRKFLEENKFKRKEFISQPNENEQESNLIERKINISKTEADTKSVSCESSNLDIATEESFNSTEELPTWGTKELSTPPQKDKKKKFTEGMSPKLRLNLLNEELEVLDLKCRKIEEEFESAEKELLNSKKEVSTKPLNFQEPGVETSKKDWELQALRNDLSEKATNVKNLTEELQQAKEVIHKLSLENKDLKEAVRKLKRQTEVGNAFLKEEMKLYYELEMEKIHGELNAIKNELRTEKSLQARNNRALELLRKHFACVTPSGTSDNFMGDFF, from the coding sequence ATGGATGCTAGGAGAAAACACTGGAAGGAGAAAAAGTTTGCTCCTCTTTTCAGTGCACAGGATATTCTAGACGAAGCTGCTCAGCTTGAATCTTCTTCTGAACAAATGAGTTTAGATAAGGCCAAGAGAATGGAAAGAATATTTAATTTGTCTAGTAGAaagtttctagaagaaaataaatttaaaaggaaagaatttaTTTCCCAACCAAATGAAAATGAGCAAGAATCAAATTTAatagagagaaagataaacatttcAAAGACTGAGGCAGACACAAAGTCTGTCTCCTGTGAATCATCTAATTTGGACATTGCAACTGAAGAAAGCTTTAATAGCACAGAAGAGCTTCCTACCTGGGGTACAAAGGAGTTATCAACTCCAccacaaaaagacaagaaaaagaaattcactgaAGGAATGTCTCCAAAACTTCGCCTGAATCTTTTGAATGAAGAGCTGGAAGTGCTTGATTTGAAATGcagaaaaattgaagaggaatttGAAAGTGCAGAAAAAGAACTTTTGAACTCCAAAAAAGAAGTATCCACAAAACCCCTAAATTTTCAAGAACCAGGGGTGGAAACTTCCAAGAAAGACTGGGAGCTTCAAGCTTTAAGAAATGACCTCTCTGAAAAAGCAACAAATGTTAAAAACTTAACTGAAGAGCTCCAGCAAGCCAAAGAGGTCATCCACAAGTTGAGCCTTGAGAACAAGGATTTAAAAGAAGCTGTTAGGAAGTTAAAGCGGCAGACTGAGGTTGGAAATGCATtcctaaaagaagaaatgaaattgtattatgaattagaaatggaaaaaatccATGGGGAGCTCAATGCCATCAAGAATGAACTGAGAACAGAGAAGTCCCTACAAGCAAGAAATAACAGAGCCCTGGAGTTGCTTAGAAAACACTTTGCTTGTGTAACACCGTCAGGTACCTCTGACAACTTTatgggggattttttttaa